AGCGTGGGGACCACGCTTTGGGATTCACCCCCATCCATCACTCACCGACCGTGCACGCCCTCCCGTCCTGCCTCCAGCCGGGACAGCACGCCGGGCCGGCCGGGAACCTGCGGGAGAGACCGGGGGTGTCAGCCTGGGCCGGGGGGCCAGGGTGGCTCCATGGCCTCGGCCAAGGCGAAGCGATCCTTGCCCCAGTGCTGAGAAGGCGGCGTGGCCCCCAGGGCAACGCTCCGGaaggaaaccagaaaaatagaaggaaatttAGGAGGCTGCAGCCCGAGTGGgcggctgggctgggctgcccgAAGCGCTGGGAATGTCCCCACGGAGAAGTGCCGGGTGTCCCATGCCCTGGGACAGGCTCACAGCTTCACCAGCAGTGCAGAAACGAAGCACTGAAGTGAAGGCCATGAAAGGCATCACCATTGATGGGAGACAATGGAAGAGGCAACAAATTCAGGGCACATCAGTCCCAAAGCTCTTTGGGGTTTGCTACAGTGACATTTCCCCACAATGAGTTTTGCCAAGGGTCCCATATTGCCCCGTTGCCCTGTGCTTCGAGGGTGAATGAGAAATAAACCCTGGAGAAGGGATCTGATGGCCCAAATGCCCACACATGCCCCAGCCACActccccagcaccaccccagtCTCTGCACCCAGGCCGTGCCAGGCTGCACATCTCTGTCCATGGGAGGAGGGATGGACAACAACCCCTTGGGGCTGCTGAGAGGCCCCAGGAGATGGAGTGGCACAAGTGGGGACCCGTTGGTACCTACCTGCAGACGTTCCTGCCCTCAGGGTCGAGCTcctgggcagagctctgcacccacagccacagctggaggcagaggaTGGGCCGGGCGCTCTCCATTCCAGCAGGGCACCAGGGCCCCAGTCCTGGTGGCTCCCCAGCCCCACGCTGGTGTCCCTCTGTCCCGTCTGTCCCGTCCCACCCGTGGGGCggcctcttcctccctccagccTTGGGTTTCTTCCTGAGGAAATGCGGGAGGAGGCGCCCCGATCCAGACGTCAGGGGTGCggcagggagggggagcagggaatgctgctgcccGGGCTATTTCTGGCCCTGGCTGCCACCCCACCACAGAAAGGGGCACCCAGGGGCTCAACACAGCCACACAGGGGCTGGCACCTGCCTGAACATCTCACCTGTGCCACTCCACTCCCCCTGTGCCATCCTCCATCACCCCCAAAACTGCTTCAGCCAACATTCCCCCAACCCAAACAAGGCgtccagtgccaccccctgcctcAACCCCCATCAACCACcccatggcactgccagcccctggcaggggctcagaGGAGGGGTCCCTGTATCCCCCATGGCAACACAGCCTGACCTATGTTGGCCTTTGAAGGGCTGCTGGCCCCTGTCCCACCTCGCCAAGTCCCCAGGAGCTTTGTGTCAGCAGATGCACAGGAAACACCTTTTTCCTACCCGAGGCCAGCTCAGCCGGGGGGGCTCTGGGTTAGAAGCACAGTGCTCCCCTTGGCCGTGCAGGAATTAACTCCTCCATGCCCAGCACTGTGGGATCACCCCTCTGGAGCCCCCTCCCCATCACAGCTGACCCACCAGAAGGGGCTCGGGGGCACAGCCATTAGGAGAAGGGTAAGGGAAATCTGGGAGCATcacccagcccttcccaagcagagagcagaggctgcagccagaacctcagaggaaaaacaagagactgatttatttccaaattaaagGTAGAAAGTACCTGATCTGAGGGGACTGACTCGCCCCCATGAACACAAGGATTGTTCCAGTCTGCCAGGCCCCAGAGGTGGCAGGAAGAGGTGCCAGTACAAAACTGATTCACACCATGCCTGAGAAGTGCAGGAGTGGCCCTACTGGTGCTGATCCTGATGgctcccagccacaggagcACCTGGACACCCAGTGCAGTgtgctcagcccctgccagccaTGTGGGGACCCCAGGACAGCCCAACTGGACCTTCACATTGCAGGGAATGGGGGAGCTACAGACAGAAAGGGGTGAGGTAAAACACCCACAGAGCAGGATGGGGCAATGGAACTgtgggctgtgagcagaggggTTTGCAAAGAGCCACCAGGGGATGGGAAGATCCCTTTTGGGGtgtggagaaggaagagggTGCAGACCCCCACCATGCTGAGCTGCAagcagggagcagtggggagggggcacagctCTGAGGGCCCCTCTGTAGTTAAGCTGTAACCACAGTGAAAGGGTGGCTGGTGGGCAGAGATGCCCAGAGGTGCTGAGCTGTCCCatgccaggctggcagcccaCATCCAAGTGTCCCAGTGGGTTTGCAGGAACCTGCCCACGCTGTGGCTTTGCCACCACCACAGCACGGGGAAATGCcggggctgctgtgctgctcttgaATCCACTGGAAGAAGAGGATCCAGGAAGTTCTGCTGTGAGGACAgatcctgctcctgttcccGTGGAGTCAGAGTGGTGCTGTGGCTCTGTCAGGGCAGCTGGACCCTGCCTTGCTCTCTCCCTCTGGCTCCAGCTGCGTGTCCAGCGAGTCAATGATTTCCCAGGTTCCGGAGCAGCTGGATGTGGGGGGGTCTTTGCTGCTGCCCTGATACCACAGCCCAAAACTGCAGAGAGAGCAGATAAGAGCTGTGGGGAAGAAGAACCTCCCCAGGGAGGATGTGGAATCCCAACCTCCCTCTGTGGTgggacacagcctggctgtgggcCCTGGGAGCATGTGGCACCCAGGACAAGGCAGATCCCCCTAAACCAGCAACCCCTGTTTTGGCAgcatccctgccagccctgcaccagcCTGCTGACTCTGTTCCCATCATATCCAAGCTCAACTGGTGCCAGATCCCAGCTAAGCCCCAAACCTCTCCACTGGCAGAGCCTCCTGTCCCTACCAGGAGCAAACTTACAAGCTCCTAATTTTGGAGTCTGGAGGCTGAGCATCCACACAGTCTGTGCCATGACCTGGGAGCCAGGAGCCCTCCTCTTCATCACTGCATAAAGAAATGGGGGCAAACCTGCACTGAGCCACAGCAGCAAGTGCAGGAGCCACTTGGGAGTTTGtccagtgctgccagtgccaccaccTCACCTCCCTTTTGTCACATGCATGCAGGGACAAGTGGCATTTGGCCAGCCATGCCTGActggtgacagggacacacgaGTTGCAGCACAAAGCCCAGCCCCTGTGGCACAGCTATGCCAGAGCAACACATCAACTGCAGACATCAAACCTTTGATCTCTGAAGggaggaggcagctctgggcttGGGGAAATTCTAATCCAGGGCACCACGCACATGGAAACACTGGAGCAGGCCAGGCAGCACCCACCCTGCACGGGAGGATCCCAGCACCCAGCCTGACTCACCTGCTCGCCGACTCCTCCGTCGTTCCCAGCATTTtggctctgatttttttcctctgttttttgaTATTTGACTTCATTGCATCTAGGAAGAAGCTGGGAATTCTCTCCTCGTTCAGCAGCTCCCTGGTAAAAAGCAGCCAGCTGGTTAACCAAGAGCCTGGGGAAGATTCTGCCATGACTGTGGTGGGAGCAGCCTCTGATGGGccaggggtggctgcagggacaggactcACCTCTGGTAATaggccagctcctcctgcaccaAGAACAGGTTGGTCTTGAGCTCATTCCTCTCTTGCAGGatctgctgcagctcttccttggagaagcagcagtgagcagggcTCCTGTTCCCATCCTGGTGCTGCGGCTCCTCTGAGGCTGACAGGGCTCCCTCCTGGAGGGCGTGGAAGGAGAGTCAGCAGGCAAGCAGAGACCTCAAAACCCACACCCAAAGGCTGGGTGCACATGCAGGCAAACATGGAAAAGTCCCAGAAATGTCCCCACCTCAGCCAGCAACCACTGCCCATCACCACACGTGGCAAAACCCCCTCATCCTCTGTGTCCCATCTAGCTTTAACTCCGACCACTTCATCTTGCTCCACTCGTAACAGCTTTTACAGAGAAGGTGCTAGTGGCATTGCAGACACCACACTGTTCAGTTTTCAGCTGTGATGTTTCCTTGAGTAGCCACGTCTGGGTGTGCCAAAATCTCCACACAAGGCTGGGAATGCGGGGTCAGTGCTGGTGgtgcccagcagcagtgaggcCACAGCTCAGACTCACCACACCAGGCTCTGGCCGCCGGCTCTCCAGGGctgtcctgctcctcctgctcgtttccctctggctctgcagcaTCGCAGCCTCCAGGTCTGATTTCTGCTCCAGAGCGCTCTTGAGCTGGGCCTGCACCACGGCCACCTTGTGCCGCAGCTCCTCGTTCATGGCCATGAAGCgatggagctgttcctgcagctggaaggcCCAGGGCAGCCAAAGGTGAGGCAGTGTCCCCacccagggacagcagtgccacctGCCCCAGCAGGCTCAGCAGCTGTGACAGCCCTGAGGGGGGGGATGTGACATGAAAGCAGGTCCCCGGGCCCTTGGCACACCACACCCCTGAGCTCCCCCACCCTCACCGCCTCCGTGTCCCGGCTCTTGCAGACGATCTCGTGGGCCTGGGCACGGAGCTCATCCCTCTGCCTGTCCACCACCTCCTTCAGCCGCAGCATCACCTCCCGCTCCTTCCGTGCCGTGCTGTCTGAGACCAGACAGGGTGGACAGGAGTGAGAGTCCCCAGGGACTCCCCCAAGCCCACAGTGCTATGAAGTTTCTCAGTGCTTCTGCAAAGTCTGACTTGTTCCTGGTAATCTCACAGTGGAAAGAAGGGAACTGAGAGTTTTAGACCATTCTTGGCACATCGTTGTGTTGCCACAGCAGCCCAAACCCTGTGCCTGCCTCCACCACCCTCCTGGAGGCTTGGGGTCCCTGTGATTTGCAGAACAAGGTAATACCTGTGCTCCCTGCTAGGACAGGTCTCCAAGGTGAGAGAAAGGAGAGCAGCATTCCAGGCTCCAGAAGAACAGGTTCAGCCCTGCACCCAGCCTGCCGCTCCACAGGGACACCCTGTGGCATcaggggaccccaaacccacgGGGACACCCACCTTCCTGGGACTGGCTCTCCGCaagctgccccaggagctggcggttctgctcctccaggcaggCCAGGCGGCCGTGCAGGGCTCGCTCCCGGCGCTCGGCctcccacagcctctgctccGGGTCCTGCGGGACGGGGACACCGGGTCAGAGCCACCCCCGGGGGCAGTGACAGCCAGGTCAGCCAGGCCAGCGCTGTTCCAGTGGACGGTGGCAGCCAGGTCAGAGGTTTCCCAGTGGACAGTGGCGTCAGTGCCACCACCCCGGAAAGGAGGACAGCTGGATTAGAGCCATGCCAGGGGGACAACTGGGCCAGACAGGTCGGAGGTATCCCAAGGGATGGGGGACAGCAGAGACAGCCATCCTTTGGGAGAACGGAACAGCCACACCGCAGCCGCCCCAGGGGATGCACGACAGCGCGGTCAGAGCCATCccctgggaaaagggaacagCGGGGTCGGAGCCGTCCCACAAAATGTGGGACACGCGTGTCAGCCCCACGCCCGGGAAGAGCGAACAGCCGGCTCGGCGCCGTCCCCACGGCCTCTCCTGCGGGGACACGCGTGGCTCGGCGCAGGTCCCAGCTCCCCGCTCACCTCCGCCTCCTGCGGCCCGagcggcgccgccgcctccccctcGGCGCCCGGCGGGGCCACCAGCGCCTcgagcagctccagcagccgcACCACGGGCGGCACCAGCCCGGCCACGGCGTCGGGCCCGAAGCGGGCGGAGAGGCGGCGCAGCTCGGCGCCCAGCGCGCCCGCCATGCGATAGACGTGCGGCGGCGCCAGCCGGGCCGGCGGCGTTCGCCACAGCGGCTCCGCCATCGCCCCGCGCCCGCGCAcgctccgcccggcccggcccgccccgtCCGGGGCCGCCCCGAGGCGGGACCTCAGCGCCCGCGCGCTCCCGTTCGTACAAAATTTATTGAGCGGAAAAAGAGGGGGGGGAAAACAACAACGCGCGGGGTGAAGGGGGCGAGCGGGGCACAGTGGAAGGAGGGCACACGAACACGCTGTTGAATATCAACAGTACTAAGAGGGGCGCGGGCAGGATTAGGCGTAGAGATCCTCGCGGTCGGCAGAGTAAACctccccctcctgcagcagcgcGAAGTTGAGGAAGTGAGAGGGGCGATGGACCTCGTGGTAAAACTCCTTGGGGTTGGCGAGCTGCAGCTCGTACTTCATGTTGGGGTCGTGGCGGACACCTGGAAAAGAGGGAGTGTCACCCACCTGAGCACCACTTCTGCCCCTTCCACCCTTCAGGTGCCTAACAAAGCCCTCCACCCTTCCACGACCATTTCCATGCCAGGAAATAGTTCTAAACCTAGAAATCATCCCTCTTTGGGTTCCTCCCCTCAAGAGGTTTACAGTTCTTTTATGCTAGTGAAGTGTTCTGTCACTTTAAATTTCCTGaccccttctccagctgcctgtGGTGTTCATGATACCAGGACCTCCCTACAGGGAACAGCTTCTCTCTTGCATTTTCCATTATCTCTGCTGCCTGACAGGGATTAATTATTCAGTGGTGATAGACTATGCACTACAATCCAGACAGACATGGGATCTATTTTTCCTCTTGagccactaaaaaaaaataattgaactGATTTCCCAATGCTGGTAACTACAGAAAGGTCAGGGCACAGTGCGGGTATCCCTGCCAGCCCTCTGAGGAAGTTCTGGAGTCGGTAAGGAGCTATTCCCTCCTCCCCAAGCTCCTCACACTgcctcctttccccttccctccccaagCCAGCTCACCCATGAAGTTGTAGTTCCAggagccctgtgctgggaccatGAAGAAGCCGAGGAAGCGGTCGGACAGGAGCATCTGCACCCTCTCGTAGTGGGAGGGGAGGTAACCCTTGGGGTTGTTGCCCTTGTCCGTGTTCTGCCGGCCCCACTCGTACCCGCTCGGGGTCAGTTTGTAGGCTGTCAACGTGCAGGAGCCAGGGGTGAAACTGAAAAGGAACACGAGGCAAGTCAGACTCACCTGGGGCAGAAGAGGGCAATCAGGAATGAGCCAATGCTCCCTTTCTGCCAATTTTATTTTGAgttctccagctctgcagcaacACCCCCCCCTCAGAGGGCCACTAGAAGCCTCGCTGCCTCTCACCTGCAGGTGATGATGATGGtcttctccccatcccaggaGGGGTTGTCAGCCATGACCTTGGCGTGGGTGGTGACATCCTGTGGCGAGAGCTGAGGGGACTCGTTTGGTTGGGTGTGAATCCACCCCAGAGGTTCCATTTCCTGACAAAAAGAGAGTGGCAAAAAGGACACTCAGATCACAAGCTTCCCCCTCATTTGATCTCAATCAAGTTTGGCTTCAGACTGAGCCCTTTCAGTCCTACAATTACAAAAGACCAAGGGAAGCTGCTCCACCACCTCAGGTCCTTGTTACTGACCTTCCACCCAGCCTGGAAGCTGAACCTCAACCCACCTTGAGATACTCGTGCTgtggcagctgccctgggaggtgcACGGTCTGGTGTGTCCCCCACTGGGGCACCATCACAATGCACCGGATCTCCTTCACCTGGGGGTTGTCTGGAGGGCTCACTCCATACAGGTAACCTGCAATCTAAAACACACACACCTGCCTTAGAAGGCCAGAAGAGATCTGTGTAGCTGTGTGAGTGGGAACTCCTTAATTCCTGAGGAGAGCATCAGAGGGATTCACGTGGACAAACCACAGCAGgtccccagcccttccccaagaGTTCCCCCCTGGTGTGTTTGAGTGGGGCACAAACGTAACAAACTCCCTGCACACTCACCTGGGCACGCAGGTCTGAGATGCAGATGAACTTCTTCAACACATTTTTGGGAAGAATGTAGGTGTAACCTGTCTCCTTTATGTCATCTGACGAGACATAGATGTGGTTTGTCCGCAGGTGGAGGTTGGCAGCAGAGATTGCTCTGTGAGGAGGAGACCGTGATCAGAGGGGGCACAGATCCTCCCTGAGCATTCCAACCCTTTCCACCACCCCTGCCTGCCTTCCTACCTGACCCTCCACTCAGTCTTGGAGGAGAAGGTCTGGGTTTCGTAGTTGCTGGTGGTGGAGGTGATGATTTCATCCCCGTGTTTGTTCACCGTGCGGGTCTGCGTGGCTGTCAGCTGCGACTGCTCCTTGGTTTGCTTCTCGATTTCTGCaatctgctgcctctgctgagaTGGGGCAGAGATCTCCATGCCCAGGATGATGTCTCGGATCTCTGACTGGGTCAGGGATGCAACGTTCACGCTGGAAGAGAAAATTCACCCAAGTCAGGCATTTCAAAATACATTCTGGAGCTTTCTCACCTTCAGGTACAAGCTCAGAACATCCAACTCTGGGCACTATGAAAAAGTTAAACCAcaactttttaaacaaaagagaGGCCATGATCACATGATGCTTAGATCAATGATTTGGTGCAGATATTTTTATCTGCCTTACCAGAAAGTTATTAAAATTAACCAGATCTCCTACAAAGCTGAGAGTGCATTGACAAAGGCCCTTGGCCACGGCCTTTAGAGTAGGAAGGAAAGGCTGACAGGATCATGCCTTACTTGTTCTTCTTGCCATAGTCAGCAAGGATGAGATCCTTCAGCTGCACCTCCACCTTGATCCACTCCTCATCTGTCAGGGTTGGCCAGATGTGGTGAGGCTCAGTGATGGTTGTCTTGTCTGGCTTCAGGATAACTTTGGCTCGATCGTTATTCACGTGTAGCGCCCGGAGAATCAGGATCAGACGGGAGAATGCCTTGGAGATGAAAAGAAGATGGAgttagaaagaagaaaatgaaatggtCAAGGCCCTAGTACAGCATTCTTCTGTTTGAGCACATGGGAATTGCCAGGGAAATCCATCTAAAGGAAAATCCAGGCAGATTCAGAGCCAAGTGCTCCCAAACAAATCATCAGGGATCTCTGAGGCCTTGGTTCCTTGCCTCATTTatcagcagcaaagcaaaatgcagGAGACACATCTGTGCTTACTGTGTAGGAAGAAATGGTTTTCAGCCAGTCATCATAGAGATTGAAGAGAACCATCTGGGGTTCAGTAGCCTTCAGGATGAGGTCACCAAACTTCTCCACTTTCAGACAGGCCTGGAAGGGCAGCTGCAACTCCGAGCCTTTGATCACAATATTGGGGAAATCCAGCAAGTGCACCTGGAGTTTATCAAGAGGAATTAGCTCACAGCTACTGCAG
Above is a genomic segment from Vidua chalybeata isolate OUT-0048 chromosome 20, bVidCha1 merged haplotype, whole genome shotgun sequence containing:
- the RILP gene encoding rab-interacting lysosomal protein, translated to MAEPLWRTPPARLAPPHVYRMAGALGAELRRLSARFGPDAVAGLVPPVVRLLELLEALVAPPGAEGEAAAPLGPQEAEDPEQRLWEAERRERALHGRLACLEEQNRQLLGQLAESQSQEDSTARKEREVMLRLKEVVDRQRDELRAQAHEIVCKSRDTEALQEQLHRFMAMNEELRHKVAVVQAQLKSALEQKSDLEAAMLQSQRETSRRSRTALESRRPEPGVEGALSASEEPQHQDGNRSPAHCCFSKEELQQILQERNELKTNLFLVQEELAYYQRELLNEERIPSFFLDAMKSNIKKQRKKIRAKMLGTTEESASSDEEEGSWLPGHGTDCVDAQPPDSKIRSFFGLWYQGSSKDPPTSSCSGTWEIIDSLDTQLEPEGESKAGSSCPDRATAPL